Genomic window (Capricornis sumatraensis isolate serow.1 chromosome 16, serow.2, whole genome shotgun sequence):
GTTTAATCGACTTTGGCTTTCCAAAGGTTATATAGCTGAAAGTAACAGAGCTAGAATTCAAGCCCATTCTCTTGACCTCCATCGGGGAGTAATTTTGCCATGTCCCTCCTCCTATAACCATACCATCTCCTAAACCCATCCCCTAATCACGAAATCCATTGAACCAACAAGGTACACACCCTTTTAGCAAAGCATTCTCCCCTCCCATTGACCCCTCAGACTTCTGACTCCACCAGAATTATTAAACCCTTTAGCCAGTTCCTACCTAATTCCTTTGACAAATACTGAACATCTTGTACTCTTGTTCCAGGCCCTGAGCTTACTGTTGGAGATACATTGATGACTAAGACAGACTGTCCCTTATTCCTTCGAGAGCGACAGACCATCCTGACTACTCCACCCAAAGCCTTTGGTCTGATGTTCCAGGGGTGGGAGTATGCCTCTTTCATTTTTCCCCAGCCTATTTTAACCCCTTACAAGACCGCGCTCCCTGAGGTTAAACGGTGTCTCCAAATCACTCCGGAGACTACACGGGACAGTTTGTACATGAGAATTTTTCAAGGACCCAGAATCAAGCCTATGAAATGTCTGTTGAGTGTATGACAATCTCATTCAAGAGGCATGATCAAGTGATAGGATTAAAGGACGGTGGAGGATTGTGCGAGCGGCTGAAGAATGCCTGAGTAAGGCAGGGCGGGAGGCATACCTCCGCGGCCGGGCTCGAAGTGCGCTAGACTCGCGGCCCAGGATGAAACAGGCGCGGGCCTCGAGAAGCAGCGGGCGGCACTCGATGCAGGCCTGCAGCAACTCATCGGCCtccaccttctccaggaagtaGGCGGGCGCCAGAAGGGGCAGTCGCACGTGCTCCAGCAGGCGCCGCAGCTGGCCGCGGCGGGCCGGCGCGTCGTGGCGCACCCAGCGCATGGCCGCCTCGAACACGGCCTCCTCGTGCGCCACGCCCAGCGCCGGGTCTGCCAGCAGCGCTGCCACCTCGTCAGGCGTCAGCTCCAAGAAGTCAGCGTGGCGCGCCACTTCGGCGAACGCCTGGCGCAGCACGCGGCCGCAGCGCTCAGCCAGAGAGGCGAGGGAGAAGGCGGCGGCCACGCGGCGCAGCGCCAGGCTGTTAGCGGCGCGCAGGCGACCCTCGAGGAAGCGCGCGCAGGCCTCACGCAGGCCCGCCACGCCCAGCCGCTCAGCCAGCGCCAGCACCGCGGCCGCCTCGTCCTCGGCGCGCAGCCGCACGCCCGCGCAGTACACGTAGTCGAGCACTACGGCCAGGGCCGTCGCCACCGCTGTCCCGGCGGGGCCTGGCGCCTCGGGCACCACGGGCACCACGGCCAGACCACGCTCTGGCCGCCCGGCCGCGAACAAGCTGCGGAAGTAGGCACTGCCCGCGCTAAGCGCCGCGCGGTGGCACGGGAAGTCGCGGCCACCGGCTCGCAGCACCACGTCGGTGAGGATGCCGCTCCGCCGGTACGCGTTCAGGGTCTGCAGGACACGCTGCGCGTGGCAGGACCCCGCGCATGGCGCCTCGGAGCCCCACTCCGACTCCTCCAACACCGGGCCGTTCAGCATCCTGCCGGGCAAAAAACAGACAGCGTCGGCAAATCCATCTGGCTGGGGCCCTGCTAGAGGACAAGAGGCCCCTCTTCCATCATTCCTTCTTTAGTTCACTAGTTTACCCAGGCAGGTGCACACGATCTTAACATGTGTTTCACCCCTCCCCCCCCATTCATGCAACCGCACTCCCTTCCATATACCCATCGAGATTCCAAATGGCCTCAAAGAGCTGGTCCCTGCCTACCCAACAGGCTAGACCCGTAGTTGTACCCACTTACCCACTTCAGCCATATTGCTCTTCCTGTGCTTCAGGCTCGCTAAGCTTTTCCCTGTCAGTCTCAGCAGGAGACAGATGGCATACTTTTAACGGGTAATTTGAGAAGACTCTAATAAAGGAAGGATTTACAAAAGCATAGGCAGTGCTTTGGGACTCCTACAAAGGATAAAGCAATGCCACGTGGCTACCAACAGCCAGGAGACTTTACCTCCCAAGGTCTAAAGGCAGAGGGCTGGGAGGTTATTGGAAACTATACAAAATACCTGTATGAGAGCCCTCTGACAGGAGCTGCAGCCTTTGGTCAAGGAATTCTGGTGACCTCACAAAGATCCAGTATGTTTGGGGGAAGTAGGCGCTGACCCTCTCTCCTCATCCCATCTGCTCGCCTAGGGATCTCTGTAGATGCTCCCCATTAACCACACACTGATTATACTAGTTAATATCTGCCCCTCCCCAAGAGTACAGGATCTGgcccatagtaggtgctcagttagTGCCTGCTCAAGGTCGAGTGAATATATTGAGCTGGTGTTTATTGAGAGCTCTTTTCTGTGAAAGGCAGTGAACAAGAttgtccctgccctcctggagcttcCATTGAGGTGGGATCCCCTGAGGAAATACAGAGCATTAGGGGAGCTAAGAAGGGGCACTGCACCCAGTTGGAGGGGAGTCAGGGAAGGCATCCTTgagaagagacagaagagataGAATTAGCCAGGTGAAGGAAAAGGAGTCGGAGGGAGGAAGTCTCCAGCTGAGGGAACAGCCTGTGCAAAGACCCAGAGGGAAAGAAGGCATGAGGTTAAGCGCCCAGCCTGGGAGGGAAGTTGACCCTCTTTCTAGTAAGTTCTCTGTTCTCTAGGAAGCCCCGTGGCGGGTGGTGGGAACACTGGCTCTAAGGACTCATCCAGGTGCTGGTCCTGCCTCTGC
Coding sequences:
- the KLHL35 gene encoding kelch-like protein 35; this encodes MLNGPVLEESEWGSEAPCAGSCHAQRVLQTLNAYRRSGILTDVVLRAGGRDFPCHRAALSAGSAYFRSLFAAGRPERGLAVVPVVPEAPGPAGTAVATALAVVLDYVYCAGVRLRAEDEAAAVLALAERLGVAGLREACARFLEGRLRAANSLALRRVAAAFSLASLAERCGRVLRQAFAEVARHADFLELTPDEVAALLADPALGVAHEEAVFEAAMRWVRHDAPARRGQLRRLLEHVRLPLLAPAYFLEKVEADELLQACIECRPLLLEARACFILGRESSALRARPRRFMDLAEMIVVIGGCDRKGLLKLPFTDAYHPDSRRWTPLPSLPGYARSEFATCTLRNDIYVSGGHINSRDVWMFSSHLHTWIKVASLHRGRWRHKMAVVQGQLFVVGGFDGLRRLRSVERYDPFSNTWASAAPLPEAVSSAAVAPCAGRLYVIGGAGQDGVSTNKVQCFDSKEDRWSLRSPAPFSQRCLDAVSLENTIYVVGGLMSKIFTYDPGTDVWGEAAVLPSPVESCGVTVCDGKVHILGGRDDLGESTDRVFTFDPSSGQVEAQPSLQRCTSSHGCVTIVQSLGR